One window of Oreochromis niloticus isolate F11D_XX linkage group LG23, O_niloticus_UMD_NMBU, whole genome shotgun sequence genomic DNA carries:
- the pjvk gene encoding pejvakin — protein MFAAATKNFVKQVGDTGRLIPVPSLSEADRYQPLSLVTRKRKRHFWKKDKYASTPFSLKDILVGEKEITAGVSSYQLLNYEDKSDVALNGRLGNHIINDVGFNISGSDSVAVKASFGIVTKHELEVPTLLRELNSRKVDLDHCLIRQSKESGRSVLCVVVESIRTTRQCSLTVHAGMRGTTMRFQIDDGRNPKGRDKAIVIPAHTTIAFSICELFVRLDGRLDICVAPESQGGFEREQIREQLGGFIGRFSMGRLRRFLSGIIYGNPFRADDRTFEELTHSDTYMDDMVTDYYEKAASMTDISTAYLRESSHTRVNLLKHNIPKGPCALCGMGNQRRETVYGCLECSTGGQKYVRLHVVPCFDLWHKTLR, from the exons ATGTTTGCTGCAGCAACCAAAAACTTTGTGAAGCAGGTGGGAGACACAGGGAGGTTGATCCCTGTCCCGAGCCTGAGTGAGGCTGACCGCTACCAGCCCCTCAGCCTGGTtaccagaaagaggaagaggcaTTTTTGGAAGAAGGACAAGTACGCCTCAACACCCTTCTCACTGAAAGACATCCTGGTGGGCGAGAAAGAGATCACAGCAG gGGTGTCCTCTTACCAACTCCTCAACTACGAAGATAAATCTGATGTAGCTCTCAATGGTCGGTTAGGGAACCACATCATCAATGATGTGGGGTTCAACATCAGCGGGTCAGACTCAGTGGCTGTAAAAGCCTCCTTTGGCATTGTGACCAAACACGAGCTGGAGGTGCCGACGTTATTGCGTGAACTCAACTCCAG GAAAGTGGACCTGGATCACTGCCTGATTCGTCAGTCAAAGGAGAGCGGACGCAGTGTCCTCTGTGTTGTTGTGGAGAGTATTCGCACCACCCGTCAATGCTCTCTGACCGTGCATGCTGGCATGAGAGGGACCACCATGAGG TTTCAGATTGACGATGGCAGAAACCCCAAAGGTCGAGACAAGGCCATTGTCATCCCAGCTCACACCACCATCGCCTTCAGCATCTGTGAGCTCTTTGTTCGACTGGATGGACGACTTG ATATTTGTGTGGCTCCGGAGTCACAGGGAGGCTTTGAGCGTGAGCAGATCAGGGAGCAGCTCGGTGGTTTCATTGGTCGCTTCTCCATGGGGCGACTACGTCGCTTCCTCTCTGGGATCATCTACGGAAACCCCTTTAGAGCAG ATGACCGAACATTCGAAGAGCTCACCCACTCTGACACCTACATGGACGACATGGTGACCGACTACTACGAGAAGGCCGCCAGCATGACGGACATTTCCACCGCTTACTTGAGGGAAAgctcacatacaagggtcaacCTCCTCAAACACAACATCCCCAAGGGCCCCTGTGCACTCTGCGGGATGGGCAACCAACGGCGGGAAACCGTGTACGGCTGCCTGGAGTGCTCGACCGGGGGCCAGAAATACGTCCGGCTGCATGTGGTACCCTGTTTTGATCTCTGGCATAAAACCTTGAggtga